From the genome of Prunus persica cultivar Lovell chromosome G8, Prunus_persica_NCBIv2, whole genome shotgun sequence:
GTTGCAGTTGGCAGACGCTTGCCACCTTGAGCCGTGCTTGTAACTATTGATGTTGGAGGTTGGTTACCCGCAAAATCACTTCTTACTCGTTCATGGATTCCAACTAACTGAGCTTTGGACTCCACTACAGCACCTGTACACAGTTTTAACAAGAGTCTGAACTGCtgcaatagaaaataaaaaataaaaaggaaaacatcCATATGCAGAAAGAGGTTGTAAAAACCAAATCATTATTAGATAATGATACACAGAGAACTATAtgcttaataattttaaaattttgataaacATTTAACAAACTTCTCTTCCATATCTTTCAAATTAGCCGTTCCTGCTGAAAAACCACTGACATGAGCATCCAGAATGCAGATAACACCCATCAGTTCGACAGAGTATCGTAAATAACAGTTCAAACAAACacttttgaattattattccAACAGATTTGATTGGAACTCAACAGACAcaaatttataagaaaaatccAAGAAACCACATAATTTTACGTTGCCAAGACATCTAGGTATTGTCTGACTTAAGACTTCCaattacaaaataaagcatCACATTGACGAGGTGCAGATCCACGCAAGACAGTTCAAGAAAACTCAGGATAAGAAAATTTATCAATGGGTACTGGAATTATTCCGATTCATGACTTCCACGGTGTTTACTAATATGtacgaaataaaaaattaagtagGTTCCACACTAAAATTCGTAATCCAATATCTGAAACACCAGGAGTTAGATTGATTATGGGTGAATAGTTGGTCCCATTCATTCTCTCTTCTATTCTCGACTTCCCTAATTCATGACTTCCCCGATTCCATGCAAGCGAACACGCCATAACTGGAGTTTGAATTTggataataaataaacagaaaagagTCTACTTCCAACGTTACTTCCATTCTGTGAACTGGTTGTCCTGATCTAATAAGAACCTAAGTTCATGCATCTCAACCACGGACTAAACATAGATGTTTAAGATACACTCGGACAGATGCATCTCAGTCATCTATATATGGTTGAATAACCGCAATTTGTGCCTGTTCTTTCTCTTAAAGTCATTATACACTTCATTATACAGGGACCAATTAGTagtgtaaaatcaatttttATCACTCCTCCTCCTATGTCTCTCGACTGCAATGACACAATTTTAGgagaatgttttgaataaaaagcaACCCAAAAATACTTAGAATTGAAGTGCATAAAATTGATCTTTAACATAATATGAACAAACATTAACTAAGAAAAAATACCAACCAGCAGGTAAATCTTTCTTGTCCTTGCGAAGTTTGGCGTTCCGGGCACCATGCCTCCCTTTCTGGGGACCGTCATCCCTCGTAGAACCGTCTTCTTGTACGCAGTTATTGAGAAAATCGGGCGGTCCACAAATCTTCGGCAACCAATCGAAGAAAAGCACAATGAACCCATAAAagcagcaaaaacaaaaacaaaattcaaactgAATGGTAAATTGCagagagaaataaaaaggaaaacaggGGGGAATTAGGGTAAAATGGTACCTCGGAGAAGACGTCAGATGCAGAAGGAAGGCCAGAGGCAATAGAAGAGGAAGGAGGTTTGGGAACGTCAAAGACGGATTTGGGTTTGTGACTTTGGTCACCATCTTCGTCGTCGTCCGACGAGTTT
Proteins encoded in this window:
- the LOC18767952 gene encoding uncharacterized protein LOC18767952, whose amino-acid sequence is MSLAFLQGYSSAEEEEEAQNHRLHYQNSNSSDDDEDGDQSHKPKSVFDVPKPPSSSIASGLPSASDVFSEICGPPDFLNNCVQEDGSTRDDGPQKGRHGARNAKLRKDKKDLPAGAVVESKAQLVGIHERVRSDFAGNQPPTSIVTSTAQGGKRLPTATNPSAEDAAELLRMCLQCGIPKTYSNAQGMVCPACGDRPVDTTNDSKKKGSTIKDKEKSKRMKGQSSHGTWKSETEMQLRQQFD